In a genomic window of Pseudomonadota bacterium:
- the cbiB gene encoding adenosylcobinamide-phosphate synthase CbiB, with protein sequence MQFAADIWGIWHLPSLAGLDWAAGPGGAILLLIALALDWLIGDPRWFPHPVRLMGAATAFLDARLNRAKRGARERIIRGLLAVLVVLTLSALTGWAVANFIGALQFGWIAELALVTLLVAQRGMVSHTLRVIRALKRDGVVGGRKAVAKIVGRETAELDEPGVARAAIESCAESYSDGVIAPIFWYLLLGLPGLMAYKAINTMDSMIGHRSERYAAFGMVAARLDDALNWLPARISGALIVCAALFVPGAAPGKALRIMLRDARKHVSPNAGWPEAASAGALDLALLGPRRYAGGDAKADWLGDGRARATLADIRRMLALFGVACFLAAGLVALIALLIQAR encoded by the coding sequence ATGCAATTCGCGGCGGATATTTGGGGTATCTGGCACCTGCCCTCGCTCGCCGGCCTCGATTGGGCGGCGGGGCCGGGCGGCGCCATCTTGCTGTTGATCGCGCTCGCCCTTGATTGGCTGATCGGCGACCCACGCTGGTTTCCCCATCCGGTGCGCCTGATGGGTGCCGCCACCGCGTTTCTCGACGCCCGCCTCAACCGCGCCAAACGAGGCGCCAGAGAGCGCATCATACGCGGCCTGTTGGCGGTGCTTGTTGTCCTGACCTTGAGCGCGCTGACGGGATGGGCAGTGGCCAATTTCATCGGCGCGCTGCAGTTTGGCTGGATTGCCGAGTTGGCACTGGTGACCCTGCTGGTCGCCCAGCGCGGCATGGTGAGCCACACCCTTCGCGTTATCCGCGCCCTTAAGCGCGACGGCGTGGTAGGCGGGCGCAAAGCGGTTGCCAAGATCGTCGGCCGCGAAACCGCTGAATTGGACGAACCTGGAGTTGCCCGCGCGGCTATTGAGAGCTGCGCCGAAAGCTATTCCGACGGCGTCATTGCGCCGATATTCTGGTATCTCCTGCTCGGCCTGCCGGGCCTGATGGCCTATAAGGCTATCAACACCATGGACAGCATGATCGGCCATAGGAGCGAGCGCTATGCGGCGTTCGGCATGGTCGCCGCGCGCCTCGACGATGCGCTGAACTGGCTGCCGGCGCGAATTTCCGGCGCGCTGATTGTGTGTGCCGCGCTGTTCGTACCGGGCGCCGCACCGGGCAAAGCGCTGCGCATCATGCTGCGCGATGCGCGCAAGCATGTCTCGCCCAATGCCGGCTGGCCGGAAGCGGCGAGCGCCGGCGCGCTCGACCTGGCGCTCCTGGGGCCGCGGCGCTATGCCGGCGGCGATGCCAAGGCCGATTGGCTGGGCGACGGGCGCGCCCGCGCCACGCTGGCCGATATCCGCCGCATGCTGGCGCTCTTTGGTGTGGCGTGTTTTTTGGCGGCCGGGCTGGTGGCGCTGATCGCGCTGCTGATCCAGGCCCGCTGA
- a CDS encoding sirohydrochlorin chelatase — protein sequence MNQPAILLCGHGSRDVQAISEFEALAGHISRHLPGRQVAHGFLEFARPTISERLDDLRAAGATDVLAVPGMLFAAGHAKNDIPSVLNDYAARHDGFSIRYGRELAIDLKLLSAAGERIAAAEAAAGDEISRADTLLMVVGRGTNDPDANSNVSKVARMLWEGMGFGWAETCYSGVTHPLVADALSRVVGLGFKRIIVFPYFLFTGVLVKRIYATADMLAEQHPDIEIIKSSYLNDHPLVIDTFLERLDEIPRGDNLMNCQLCKYREQIIGYEQDQGAAQVGHHHHVEGIGIDGDQADHAHGQQHHHSHGPDKHE from the coding sequence ATGAATCAACCCGCCATTCTTTTGTGTGGCCATGGCAGCCGTGACGTACAGGCGATTTCGGAATTTGAGGCGCTGGCCGGGCATATTTCCCGCCATCTGCCTGGGCGCCAGGTGGCGCATGGTTTTCTCGAGTTCGCGCGGCCGACGATCAGCGAGCGGCTCGATGATTTGCGCGCTGCCGGCGCTACTGACGTGCTTGCCGTGCCCGGCATGCTGTTCGCCGCCGGCCATGCCAAAAACGATATACCATCCGTGCTCAATGACTATGCCGCCCGCCATGACGGTTTCTCGATTCGCTATGGCCGCGAACTGGCGATCGATCTCAAGCTGTTGAGTGCCGCGGGCGAACGCATCGCAGCCGCCGAAGCCGCAGCCGGCGATGAGATCTCGCGCGCCGATACCCTGCTGATGGTGGTCGGGCGCGGCACCAACGATCCCGACGCCAATTCCAACGTCTCCAAGGTCGCCCGCATGCTGTGGGAAGGCATGGGGTTCGGCTGGGCCGAGACCTGCTATTCCGGCGTCACCCACCCGCTGGTGGCAGACGCGCTCAGCCGCGTCGTCGGCCTGGGCTTTAAGCGCATCATCGTCTTTCCCTATTTTCTCTTCACAGGCGTTTTGGTGAAGCGCATCTACGCCACCGCCGACATGCTGGCCGAACAACATCCCGATATCGAGATCATAAAATCGAGCTATCTCAACGACCACCCGTTGGTCATCGATACCTTTCTCGAGCGCCTCGATGAAATTCCGCGTGGTGACAATCTGATGAATTGCCAATTGTGCAAATACCGTGAGCAGATCATCGGTTATGAGCAGGACCAAGGCGCGGCGCAGGTCGGCCACCACCATCATGTCGAAGGCATCGGCATCGACGGTGACCAGGCCGATCACGCGCATGGCCAACAGCATCACCACAGCCATGGCCCGGACAAACATGAATGA
- a CDS encoding precorrin-8X methylmutase: MNDYVRDPAEITRLSFAAIRREADLSALPADIMPMALRMIHACGMVDLPADLAFSKGAGAAGRAALAAGAPILTDVSMVAHGIAERRLPVKNKVICMLNDAGVPERARVSGTTRSAAAVELWRPILAGAIVAIGNAPTALFRLLELLAEQTARPALVIATPPGFIGAEESKEALIANAYGVPYLALRGRRGGSALAAAAVNALAIEEDMA, encoded by the coding sequence ATGAATGACTATGTCCGCGACCCGGCGGAGATTACGCGGCTGTCCTTCGCCGCTATCCGGCGCGAAGCTGACCTCTCAGCTTTGCCGGCAGACATCATGCCGATGGCGCTCAGAATGATTCACGCCTGTGGCATGGTCGACCTCCCCGCTGATCTGGCGTTCTCAAAGGGTGCGGGAGCTGCTGGCCGGGCGGCGTTGGCAGCCGGTGCACCGATTCTGACCGATGTGAGTATGGTGGCGCACGGCATCGCTGAACGGCGTCTTCCGGTCAAAAATAAAGTGATCTGCATGCTGAATGATGCCGGTGTCCCAGAGCGTGCGCGCGTTTCCGGCACGACACGCTCGGCGGCAGCAGTCGAATTATGGCGCCCGATATTGGCCGGCGCGATAGTTGCCATCGGTAACGCGCCGACGGCGCTATTCCGCTTGCTGGAATTATTGGCTGAGCAAACGGCGCGGCCGGCCTTGGTGATCGCCACGCCACCTGGCTTCATCGGCGCCGAAGAATCGAAAGAAGCATTGATCGCGAATGCATATGGCGTGCCTTATCTCGCCCTGCGTGGTCGCCGCGGTGGCAGCGCACTCGCCGCCGCAGCCGTCAATGCGCTAGCAATCGAGGAGGACATGGCATGA
- the cbiE gene encoding precorrin-6y C5,15-methyltransferase (decarboxylating) subunit CbiE has protein sequence MTVSTLWLTVIGLGEGGLDALPAALRALIDSAEVLLGGDRHLAMIPDTGAERLTWRTPLIDSMADIAAHRGKRVVVLATGDPMHYGIGVTLARHFAPEEMLILPTAGALSLACARLRWPVAEVECLTLHGRPLETLRAYLAPGHRLVILSHDGTTPAAVAAELVAAGYGASEITVFEHMAGAKERRLDGRADAWPAQKIADLNSIAVTCQGGSRAKRYFGAPGLRDRAFENDGQLTKREVRTLTLSALAPSPGAMLWDVGAGAGSVAIEWMLGARGAEAIAIERHAERVARIARNAAALGVPGLKPVHGAAPDVTELLPPPDAIFIGGGLTVLGMVETCWARLKPGGRLVANAVTLESEALLSRWYEELGGNMVRINISRAKGVGTRTLWRPLTPVTQWAATKD, from the coding sequence ATGACCGTATCCACACTCTGGTTGACAGTCATCGGGCTCGGCGAAGGCGGCCTCGACGCTTTGCCGGCGGCGCTCCGCGCTTTGATAGATAGCGCCGAAGTGCTGCTCGGCGGTGACCGCCATCTCGCCATGATCCCGGACACCGGCGCCGAACGCCTGACCTGGCGCACGCCGCTGATCGACAGTATGGCCGATATCGCAGCCCATCGTGGCAAACGCGTGGTCGTGCTGGCGACAGGTGATCCCATGCATTACGGCATCGGTGTGACGCTGGCGCGTCATTTCGCGCCCGAAGAGATGCTGATCCTGCCCACCGCTGGCGCGCTCAGCCTGGCCTGTGCCCGCCTCCGGTGGCCAGTGGCAGAGGTCGAATGCTTGACGTTACATGGCCGGCCGCTCGAGACCTTGCGCGCCTACCTCGCACCCGGCCACCGCCTGGTGATTCTCTCGCATGACGGCACCACTCCGGCGGCCGTTGCCGCTGAGCTTGTCGCCGCCGGCTATGGCGCCAGCGAGATCACCGTCTTCGAGCATATGGCCGGCGCCAAGGAACGACGCCTCGACGGGCGCGCTGATGCGTGGCCGGCGCAGAAAATCGCCGATCTCAACAGCATCGCCGTCACCTGCCAGGGCGGCAGCCGGGCCAAGCGTTATTTTGGCGCGCCGGGCCTTCGCGACCGCGCTTTCGAAAATGATGGCCAGCTCACCAAGCGCGAGGTGCGGACGCTTACCCTTAGTGCTCTCGCGCCCTCACCTGGCGCGATGCTGTGGGATGTTGGCGCCGGAGCGGGGTCGGTCGCCATCGAGTGGATGCTCGGCGCGCGCGGCGCCGAAGCCATCGCCATCGAACGCCATGCCGAGCGCGTGGCGCGCATCGCCCGCAATGCGGCGGCGCTCGGCGTGCCTGGCCTCAAGCCCGTGCATGGCGCCGCCCCCGACGTGACGGAATTGCTGCCGCCGCCCGACGCGATATTCATCGGCGGCGGCTTGACCGTCCTGGGAATGGTCGAGACATGCTGGGCGCGGCTTAAGCCGGGCGGGCGGTTGGTGGCCAATGCCGTCACTCTTGAAAGCGAAGCATTGTTGTCACGCTGGTACGAAGAGCTCGGCGGCAACATGGTGCGTATCAACATCTCGCGCGCAAAGGGCGTCGGTACGCGCACTCTGTGGCGTCCGCTGACACCGGTGACGCAATGGGCCGCGACTAAGGATTGA
- the cobI gene encoding precorrin-2 C(20)-methyltransferase: MSDGTARRGTLYGLGVGPGDPELLTLKALRILRAAPVLAYPAPIEGDSMARAIAAPHLPGGQIEIAIRMPLDAARFPAEEVYAAAAQEIATHLEAGRDVATLCEGDPFFYGSFMYLFARLADAHCIEVVPGVSSPMACAAALGMPLAARNDVLSILPAPLAEDLLKARLEACDAAAIVKVGRHIAKVRRVLQELGLESHARYIERASLAAERILPLSEAADPAPYFSMILVHRRGAAWT; encoded by the coding sequence ATGAGTGACGGCACCGCGCGGCGCGGCACGCTATACGGCCTTGGCGTCGGGCCGGGCGATCCGGAATTGCTGACCCTGAAGGCGCTCCGCATCTTGCGCGCGGCGCCGGTGCTGGCCTATCCGGCGCCGATCGAGGGTGACAGCATGGCGCGCGCCATCGCCGCGCCGCACCTGCCGGGTGGTCAAATTGAAATTGCTATCCGTATGCCGCTCGATGCGGCTCGTTTTCCGGCGGAAGAAGTTTACGCCGCCGCGGCGCAGGAAATCGCTACTCATCTTGAGGCTGGGCGTGATGTCGCGACACTCTGTGAAGGCGATCCGTTTTTCTATGGTTCCTTCATGTATCTATTTGCGCGCTTGGCCGATGCGCACTGCATCGAGGTGGTGCCGGGTGTTTCTTCGCCAATGGCCTGCGCGGCGGCGTTGGGCATGCCGCTCGCCGCGCGCAACGACGTACTCAGCATTTTGCCCGCGCCGCTCGCCGAGGATCTTTTGAAAGCGCGGCTTGAAGCTTGCGATGCCGCGGCTATCGTTAAGGTCGGACGGCATATCGCCAAGGTGCGCCGCGTGCTGCAGGAGCTCGGCCTTGAATCGCATGCGCGCTATATCGAGCGCGCTAGCCTGGCCGCCGAGCGCATCCTGCCACTCTCCGAAGCCGCGGATCCGGCGCCTTATTTTTCCATGATTTTAGTTCATCGGCGCGGTGCGGCGTGGACATGA
- the cobJ gene encoding precorrin-3B C(17)-methyltransferase, which produces MSAERLAPAIIVLGPSGLAAARRAVAVFPGAELHGFAKRVAQADVHFDDTAQHLGALFLAGRPIIALTAAGIVIRCLAPHLGDKKSEPPVIALAEDGSHAVPLLGGHRGANRMAAQLAKALGGTAAITTAGELNLGFALDDPPEGWRVEPGAGVKKVTAALLAGEAVALDDPHELGDWLHDGPARFTAGAALTLAVSDMADTEADIILRPQILAVGIGCERGAEAEEVAMLLNQVLSSAGLSPLSLACLASIDVKMDEPALRALAGRFGLPLRFFDAARLERETPRLANPSDTVFRAVGCHGVAEAAALACAGPGAKLIVAKTKSARATCAVARADAIIHPQGLGRGLGRLTIVGLGPGAAAWRTPAASAALARASDLVGFSDYLDLAGPLAKDKRRHEFAIGEEEIRVRAALDLAAEGREVALVSSGDAGIYGMAALAFELLERVAAPAWRGVEITVEPGISALQAAAARAGAPLGHDFCTISLSDLMTPWAVIEERLRAAATADFVVALYNPASKRRREGLARALEIFAAARPPDCPVIVARNLGRAEETVRMVALSDFDPDVVDMLTLVMVGGRETRLIETGDGPRIYTPRGYAGRDQHKPKRYAHKPRRNAP; this is translated from the coding sequence ATGAGTGCTGAGCGCCTAGCGCCCGCAATTATCGTGCTCGGGCCATCTGGGCTGGCAGCGGCGCGCCGCGCCGTGGCAGTGTTCCCCGGGGCGGAGCTGCATGGCTTTGCCAAGCGGGTGGCGCAAGCGGATGTGCATTTCGACGATACCGCGCAGCATCTCGGCGCGCTTTTTCTCGCCGGGCGACCGATCATCGCGCTCACCGCCGCCGGCATCGTCATTCGCTGCTTGGCGCCACATCTTGGCGATAAAAAAAGCGAGCCGCCGGTTATCGCTCTGGCCGAAGACGGCAGCCATGCGGTGCCGCTACTTGGCGGCCACAGGGGCGCCAACCGCATGGCCGCGCAATTGGCCAAGGCGCTTGGTGGCACGGCGGCGATCACCACGGCGGGTGAACTCAACTTAGGGTTTGCCCTCGACGATCCGCCTGAAGGCTGGCGCGTCGAGCCCGGTGCGGGCGTAAAAAAAGTAACGGCGGCATTGCTGGCGGGCGAAGCTGTGGCGCTCGACGACCCGCACGAGTTGGGCGATTGGCTGCATGACGGGCCGGCACGATTCACAGCTGGTGCGGCGCTCACGCTGGCAGTCTCCGATATGGCCGACACAGAGGCCGATATTATCCTCCGTCCGCAAATATTGGCTGTCGGCATCGGCTGTGAGCGCGGCGCGGAAGCCGAGGAAGTGGCGATGCTCCTGAATCAAGTGCTCAGCAGCGCCGGCCTCAGCCCGCTTTCCCTTGCCTGCTTGGCATCGATTGATGTCAAAATGGATGAGCCCGCCTTACGTGCACTGGCTGGGCGTTTCGGTTTGCCGCTTCGGTTTTTCGATGCTGCCCGGTTGGAGCGCGAAACGCCGCGCCTCGCCAATCCGTCCGATACCGTGTTTCGCGCCGTCGGCTGTCATGGCGTGGCCGAAGCAGCTGCATTGGCTTGCGCTGGTCCTGGCGCCAAGTTGATCGTCGCCAAGACCAAATCCGCGCGCGCCACCTGCGCCGTCGCACGGGCAGATGCCATCATCCACCCGCAAGGACTCGGCCGCGGCCTCGGGCGGCTCACAATTGTCGGTCTTGGACCCGGTGCCGCAGCGTGGCGCACGCCGGCAGCCAGCGCAGCCTTGGCACGGGCCAGCGACTTGGTCGGCTTTAGCGATTATCTCGACCTCGCCGGGCCGCTAGCAAAAGACAAGCGACGGCATGAATTCGCCATCGGCGAAGAAGAAATACGTGTGCGCGCCGCGCTCGATCTGGCGGCTGAGGGGCGCGAGGTAGCGCTGGTATCCTCCGGCGATGCGGGCATCTATGGCATGGCGGCGCTTGCCTTTGAGCTGTTGGAGCGCGTCGCGGCGCCGGCTTGGCGCGGCGTTGAGATCACCGTCGAGCCCGGCATTTCCGCTTTGCAGGCGGCGGCGGCGCGGGCCGGTGCGCCGCTCGGTCATGATTTTTGCACCATATCACTGTCTGACTTGATGACGCCCTGGGCGGTTATTGAGGAACGCTTGCGCGCCGCGGCGACGGCGGATTTCGTCGTTGCGCTGTACAATCCGGCGTCCAAGCGCCGGCGCGAGGGATTGGCGCGTGCGCTGGAGATTTTCGCGGCCGCCCGGCCGCCCGATTGCCCGGTCATCGTGGCGCGCAATCTCGGCCGTGCGGAAGAGACCGTGCGCATGGTGGCGCTCAGCGATTTCGACCCCGATGTGGTCGATATGCTGACCCTGGTTATGGTCGGCGGCAGGGAAACGCGCTTGATCGAGACCGGCGACGGCCCGCGCATCTATACGCCGCGCGGCTATGCCGGGCGCGATCAACACAAACCAAAGCGATACGCGCACAAGCCGAGGCGAAACGCTCCATGA
- the cobM gene encoding precorrin-4 C(11)-methyltransferase, translating to MTVHFIGAGPGAPDLMTLRGMALLRAAPVVLYAGSLIPEAVIAEADKSARVVDTAPLTLDEIIAMIETAHAAGQDVARLHSGDPSLYGAIAEQIRRLDTLGIAYDITPGVPAYAAAAAALGCELTLPGIVQSVILTRTSVRASAMPPGEELATLAATGATLAVHLSINNLAKVVRELTPHYGAECPVAIAYRVSWPDEKLIRGTLGDIRAKTKPLRLTRTALILVGRALGAAAFDDSKLYDPAHHHVLRPKSADRDSS from the coding sequence ATGACGGTGCATTTCATTGGCGCCGGCCCCGGCGCGCCCGACCTCATGACGCTGCGCGGCATGGCGCTGTTGCGCGCCGCCCCTGTGGTGCTCTATGCCGGCTCGCTAATCCCAGAGGCGGTGATCGCCGAGGCAGATAAATCGGCGCGCGTGGTCGATACTGCGCCGCTGACGCTCGATGAAATTATCGCGATGATCGAGACGGCGCATGCCGCTGGCCAGGACGTGGCGCGCCTCCATTCCGGCGATCCCTCGCTCTACGGTGCCATCGCCGAGCAGATTCGCCGGCTCGATACGCTCGGCATCGCCTATGACATCACGCCGGGCGTTCCGGCCTATGCCGCGGCCGCGGCGGCGTTGGGCTGCGAGCTCACGCTGCCGGGTATTGTGCAAAGCGTTATCTTGACGCGCACCTCCGTTCGCGCCTCGGCGATGCCGCCCGGCGAGGAGTTAGCAACGCTTGCCGCGACCGGCGCCACGCTGGCAGTGCATCTGTCGATCAATAATCTGGCCAAAGTGGTCCGCGAGCTAACCCCGCACTACGGAGCCGAGTGTCCCGTTGCCATTGCTTACCGGGTAAGCTGGCCGGACGAAAAATTGATACGCGGCACGCTCGGCGATATCCGCGCCAAGACTAAACCGCTGCGCTTGACGCGCACCGCGCTTATTCTCGTCGGCCGGGCGCTCGGCGCGGCGGCTTTCGACGACAGCAAGCTCTACGATCCCGCCCATCACCATGTGCTCCGCCCCAAATCGGCGGATCGCGATTCGTCTTAG
- a CDS encoding cobalt-precorrin-6A reductase, producing MANRKATLLILGGTGEALRLARAAEAELGARLRVISSLAGRTRNPAKVGGEVRVGGFGGVEGLAGYLRDTGVDFLIDATHPFSAQISQHACLAAAATATPRCVLARPPWKIQASDHWHEAADMAAAAALIPSIGRRVFLSVGARSLEHFADLRDTWFLVRLIDAPDEPLALPQAMLITGRGPFDAASEHQLFTQHRIDLLVTRASGGAATEGKIDAARTLGVPVILVRRPAPPPGETVETIAAALDWLARGLSH from the coding sequence ATGGCGAACCGTAAAGCAACGCTCCTGATTCTCGGCGGCACCGGCGAGGCGCTACGCCTGGCGCGCGCCGCCGAGGCTGAACTGGGTGCTCGACTGCGGGTCATTTCCTCCCTCGCAGGGCGCACCCGCAACCCCGCCAAAGTGGGTGGCGAGGTGCGTGTCGGCGGCTTCGGCGGCGTCGAGGGGCTGGCCGGTTACCTCAGAGACACTGGCGTCGATTTTCTGATCGACGCCACGCATCCCTTTTCGGCGCAAATCTCACAACATGCCTGCCTTGCTGCTGCTGCCACTGCCACGCCGCGTTGCGTGCTCGCGCGCCCGCCCTGGAAAATCCAAGCAAGCGATCATTGGCATGAGGCGGCGGACATGGCGGCGGCGGCGGCACTGATTCCCAGCATAGGGAGGCGCGTCTTTTTGAGCGTCGGCGCGCGTTCGCTCGAACATTTCGCCGACTTGCGTGACACTTGGTTTCTGGTGCGCTTGATCGACGCGCCGGACGAACCGCTGGCCTTGCCTCAAGCCATGTTGATCACGGGACGCGGGCCGTTCGATGCTGCCAGTGAGCACCAACTTTTCACACAACACCGCATTGATCTGCTCGTCACGCGGGCCAGCGGCGGCGCGGCGACCGAAGGCAAGATCGACGCGGCGCGCACTCTGGGAGTACCGGTTATTTTGGTGCGCCGCCCCGCTCCGCCGCCAGGCGAGACGGTTGAGACTATCGCGGCCGCGTTGGATTGGCTGGCGCGCGGTCTCAGCCACTAG
- a CDS encoding cobalt-precorrin-5B (C(1))-methyltransferase: MSGTNPRKPDERGPLRKGWTTGACATAATRAAYGALLTGSFDDPVTIVLPRGQTPSFTLHETERGDRSAMAAIVKDAGDDPDVTHRALIRASVRIGESGTGVTFRAGDGVGTVTLPGLPIGVGEPAINPAPRRMMAEVVGELAARHGAPGDVEITISVDDGEALAAHTMNARLGILGGLSILGTTGIVTPYSCAAWIASIHQGVDVARAAGIGHVAGATGKTSESAVRALYGLEEQALLEMGDFAGALLKYIRRHPVARLTVAGGFGKISKLAQGHMDLHSGRSEVDIEVLAGHLSALGAPAEILTQARAAHSAGALLALAGDLPLGDRVAIEALGKVKETLAGADIAVDVAIFDRAGALIGRAGRYGEP; the protein is encoded by the coding sequence ATGTCTGGCACAAATCCTCGTAAACCCGATGAACGCGGCCCGTTACGCAAGGGCTGGACCACCGGCGCATGCGCCACGGCTGCCACACGCGCCGCCTATGGTGCGCTGTTGACCGGCAGCTTTGACGACCCGGTCACGATTGTGCTGCCACGCGGGCAAACCCCGTCGTTCACATTGCACGAGACGGAACGTGGCGACCGCTCCGCCATGGCAGCCATCGTCAAGGATGCCGGCGACGACCCCGATGTCACCCATCGCGCACTGATCCGCGCCAGCGTGCGAATCGGCGAAAGCGGTACGGGTGTGACGTTCCGCGCCGGCGACGGCGTCGGCACGGTAACCCTGCCGGGGTTGCCAATCGGCGTCGGCGAGCCGGCCATAAATCCCGCTCCACGCCGCATGATGGCGGAAGTGGTGGGAGAGCTGGCAGCGCGCCACGGCGCGCCGGGCGACGTGGAAATCACGATCTCAGTTGATGACGGCGAGGCGCTCGCCGCCCATACAATGAATGCCCGGCTCGGTATTCTTGGCGGCCTTTCCATATTGGGCACCACCGGCATCGTCACACCCTATTCCTGCGCTGCCTGGATCGCGTCTATTCATCAAGGCGTGGATGTCGCGCGTGCCGCCGGCATCGGCCACGTCGCTGGGGCAACGGGGAAAACCTCGGAAAGCGCGGTGCGCGCCCTTTACGGGCTGGAAGAACAGGCGCTGCTGGAGATGGGCGATTTCGCCGGTGCGCTGTTAAAATATATCCGTCGCCATCCTGTTGCGCGCCTCACAGTGGCCGGCGGATTCGGTAAAATATCCAAGCTCGCACAAGGCCATATGGACCTCCATTCCGGGCGCAGCGAAGTGGATATCGAGGTGCTCGCCGGGCATCTCTCAGCGCTTGGCGCGCCGGCCGAAATTCTTACCCAGGCCCGCGCCGCCCATTCGGCCGGTGCCCTTCTGGCTCTTGCCGGCGATCTACCGCTTGGCGACCGGGTGGCGATTGAAGCCCTCGGCAAGGTAAAGGAGACACTAGCCGGCGCGGATATCGCGGTCGATGTGGCGATTTTCGACCGCGCTGGCGCCCTAATTGGCCGGGCAGGCCGATATGGCGAACCGTAA
- the cobA gene encoding uroporphyrinogen-III C-methyltransferase has product MSKSNKTSLEIAARALPAMPPFEPGCVWLVGAGPGDPGLLSLLAFHALGAADDIVYDALVGEDILALAGAGAELHYAGKRGGKPSAKQGDISDKLIDLARAGRKVLRLKGGDPFIFGRGGEEALALAAAGVPFRLVPGITAAVAGLAYAGIPITDRRVNSAVTFITGHESGGGPPAGLDWPALASGAPVLILYMALKHLAWMAERLVAAGRAADTAVILISKATLAGQKIVETNLARAAEDAAAANLEAPAIIAIGDVVGLRAALDPAATPEARARAALEFLAVRAKEDTVP; this is encoded by the coding sequence ATGTCCAAAAGCAATAAAACATCCCTCGAGATCGCCGCTCGCGCCCTGCCAGCGATGCCGCCTTTCGAGCCTGGCTGCGTGTGGCTGGTGGGCGCTGGGCCGGGCGATCCCGGTCTCCTGTCGCTGCTCGCCTTTCACGCCCTCGGCGCGGCGGACGATATCGTTTATGACGCCCTGGTCGGGGAAGACATTCTCGCCCTCGCCGGTGCGGGAGCCGAACTGCATTATGCCGGTAAACGCGGCGGCAAGCCCTCGGCCAAGCAAGGCGATATCAGCGATAAATTGATCGATCTAGCGCGTGCCGGGCGCAAGGTGCTGCGCCTCAAAGGCGGTGATCCCTTCATTTTTGGGCGCGGCGGTGAGGAAGCGCTGGCGCTGGCGGCGGCTGGCGTGCCGTTCCGCTTGGTGCCGGGAATCACCGCGGCAGTAGCGGGCCTCGCCTATGCCGGCATTCCGATTACCGACCGGCGCGTGAATTCCGCGGTGACCTTTATTACCGGCCATGAATCAGGCGGCGGCCCGCCGGCCGGGCTCGATTGGCCGGCCCTCGCTTCGGGTGCGCCGGTATTGATCCTCTATATGGCGCTCAAGCATCTGGCGTGGATGGCCGAGCGCTTGGTAGCGGCAGGGCGCGCCGCAGATACAGCGGTAATTTTGATCAGTAAGGCGACGCTCGCAGGTCAGAAGATCGTCGAAACCAACCTGGCACGCGCTGCCGAAGATGCCGCAGCAGCCAATCTCGAAGCACCGGCGATCATCGCGATCGGCGATGTGGTCGGTCTCCGCGCCGCGCTCGATCCCGCCGCCACACCCGAGGCCCGCGCCCGCGCCGCGCTCGAATTTCTCGCCGTGCGCGCCAAAGAAGATACTGTACCTTAG
- a CDS encoding SCO family protein translates to MNFLRPKTPRHDNDPGNSRDPRGLRRNPLVWIAVLGAIVLYTQMDGSLLGNLDEAQRADVHLTNVGGPFTLTDHNGRTVTEQDYRGRNMLIYFGYAWCPDVCPTKLLVMGQAMDLLGDVGQQVQPIFITVDPARDTVETLAKYVENFHPRLTGLTGSDAQIATVADAYKVYFSKGDELDGADDYVVDHTDIMYFMGPDGALLEYFQTGQRPVDIAQAIGQHL, encoded by the coding sequence ATGAATTTCCTTCGCCCCAAAACACCGCGCCACGATAATGACCCGGGTAATTCTCGTGATCCACGTGGTTTGCGCCGCAATCCTCTGGTCTGGATCGCTGTGCTCGGCGCCATTGTTCTCTATACCCAGATGGACGGCTCGCTGTTGGGCAATCTCGATGAAGCGCAGCGCGCAGACGTTCATTTAACCAATGTCGGCGGGCCGTTCACGTTGACAGATCACAATGGCCGCACAGTGACGGAACAGGATTATCGCGGCCGCAATATGCTGATCTATTTCGGCTACGCTTGGTGCCCGGATGTGTGCCCCACCAAATTGCTGGTCATGGGCCAGGCGATGGACCTGTTGGGTGACGTCGGCCAGCAAGTCCAGCCGATTTTTATCACAGTCGATCCGGCGCGCGACACGGTCGAAACGCTGGCCAAATATGTCGAGAACTTTCACCCGCGCCTGACCGGGCTGACTGGCAGCGACGCGCAAATCGCGACCGTGGCGGACGCCTACAAGGTATATTTCAGCAAGGGCGACGAACTTGATGGAGCCGACGATTATGTCGTCGATCATACCGACATCATGTATTTCATGGGCCCCGATGGTGCGCTTTTGGAATATTTTCAAACTGGCCAGCGGCCCGTCGATATCGCCCAGGCGATCGGACAGCATTTGTGA